The Nicotiana tabacum cultivar K326 chromosome 14, ASM71507v2, whole genome shotgun sequence genome contains a region encoding:
- the LOC142168866 gene encoding uncharacterized protein LOC142168866: protein MELAGEVGPRLEYGNAFKRAGEPILKPPYGLSTRGIWSIFWRIIGSPTYSLLALSKEALATDRLKQENPNESYCGGHVEDIDHIFFECSNAKTFWINMVKANTNGQNLPQNAFTIWKIENTNVFEKRKNHISTQQAIAMAVEYCHVVARQNSLHVTITQYLKWHLLEVGTLKLNIDGAACASTGQGGIGGVFRNNRGDCVMSYMKYLTNTSAITAELQTLWEGLRIAIDHMLSPIVIDTDSTEVNDRAAGNSAIGHSYREHNQVADLIAKEGARKETLKILSFRQFLTRQCGQTS from the exons ATGGAGTTGGCAGGAGAGGTAGGCCCAAGACTAGAATATGGCAATGCATTCAAGAGGGCTGGAGAACCTATTCTAAAGCCTCCATATGGGTTGTCCACAAGGGGGATATGGTCAATTTTCTGGAGGATAATTGGATCCCCAACTTACAGCCTCTTAGCTCTTTCTAAAGAGGCTTTGGCAACTGACAGACTTAAACAGGAAA ACCCTAACGAATCATACTGTGGTGGGCATGTAGAGGACATTGACCACATATTCTTTGAATGTTCCAATGCCAAAACTTTCTGGATTAACATGGTTAAAGCCAACACCAATGGCCAGAACCTCCCCCAAAATGCTTTCACAAT CTGGAAAATCGAAAATACTAATGTgtttgaaaaaagaaagaaccACATCTCTACCCAACAAGCAATTGCTATGGCAGTTGAATATTGCCATGTAGTTGCTAGGCAGAATTCGCTCCATGTAACAATTACTCAATACCTCAAATGGCATCTACTAGAGGTTGGGACTCTAAAGCTTAACATTGATGGAGCTGCTTGTGCTTCAACTGGGCAAGGGGGTATAGGGGGAGTCTTTAGGAACAATAGAGGGGACTGTGTTATGAGCTACATGAAATATTTAACTAACACATCTGCTATTACAGCGGAGCTTCAAACTCTTTGGGAGGGGTTAAGAATTGCTATTGATCATATGTTATCTCCAATTGTGATTGATACTGACTCCACTGAG GTCAATGATAGAGCAGCTGGGAATTCAGCCATAGGGCATAGCTACAGGGAGCACAACCAAGTGGCAGACCTCATCGCGAAGGAAGGAGCAAGAAAGGAAACTTTGAAAATACTCAGTTTTCGGCAGTTCCTAACGAGACAGTGTGGGCAGACATCTTAG